The Ruegeria sp. THAF33 nucleotide sequence ACTTCGCTGGTCATCCCGCAAACCATGAAGGGGTTTGACATCGCAACGCTGTCGACCTTTGTGACCGGCCTGCTGGGGATGCTTCAGCATATTCTGGCCCATGAACGGATCGAAATAGGAACTGGTGCCAACATGCTGTTGCCGACGATCGTCCAACGATCCAATGCGCAGGATCTAAACCACATCGGAAACCTGCTGGAACACTGCCCCACGGAAATTCTGCCGGTGTTTTATCTGCGTTCCGACGCAATCTCGAATGCGTCGGACGTCTATCAATCCGTATACGAATATGAGCCGGACACGCCGGGAAAACGCAAGGGGATCAACCGGTTCATCACGAATGCCGATGCGGTTAACGACGCCATAGTATCGCGACTCTGGCCGGGCTTCGAACGCGGTTATGCCAATACATGGATGGACGAGTTCTATGAAGATGACGGCGAGGGTGAAGCATGAAACGCAGTATTCCAAGGTCGCTGGTCAGCAAGGCTACTAGTCCCGACACATCCAAGGAGCGCACGCCCGGTCCCGAAGGCCGGGCAGAAACGGGCGACGCTGTTTCTACTCCTTTCAAGGGGGCCGGCAGTGCTTGGAAATCAGGGGCGCTTGCGCAATCGCAAGCCGCTGTGGAGCGAAGCAGAGCTGAGCTTTGTTCGGATATCTTAAACGGCCGCCACGAAATAAGCCTGTCGCCAGACCAGATATCAGATCCGATGGGGACAGACCGCCGTCAAGACTGGATGTCCCAGGAAGCATTCAGGTCTCTGGTAAACAGCATTGCCTCGAACGGGCAGGACACACCCATTCTGGTGTGGCCCGAGGATCCGGATTGGGAGCCGGATCCGTTGGAGCCGTCGAACGTCACTGGTGTTCCATTTGTCATGCTTACAGGACGCCGCCGACTGGCGGCCGCGTCGGAGTTGGGTTTACCTCTTCGTGCAATCCTCGCTTCGCCGGAAGCGCGAAACGCCGAGAACAGCAAGTTTGAGATGTTGTTTCTGCGGTTCCGCGAGAATGAGGAGCGCGAGAATCTTAGCCCATTTGAGCGTTTGGTTTCGATTGGTGAAATGTATGAAACGTTGGCTTCTGGGGCAGACAAGCTGACAGCTGTG carries:
- a CDS encoding ParB N-terminal domain-containing protein, which produces MKRSIPRSLVSKATSPDTSKERTPGPEGRAETGDAVSTPFKGAGSAWKSGALAQSQAAVERSRAELCSDILNGRHEISLSPDQISDPMGTDRRQDWMSQEAFRSLVNSIASNGQDTPILVWPEDPDWEPDPLEPSNVTGVPFVMLTGRRRLAAASELGLPLRAILASPEARNAENSKFEMLFLRFRENEERENLSPFERLVSIGEMYETLASGADKLTAVAFAKKIGVHESLVSRARSVFAAQDQILNAFKNVYDMSFRDLQGALASLERVNKPKLKPKAKPRKLTVKRKVGNRNLSATSVDGNLSIKVAGVPIDQERLEKLGDLVADYLSAEGSGKETD